TCGTCTTCGTGCCTTCCCACATCACGCCCCACAAGCAGCCCTCCGCCGTTGCCGGCTCCGGCAAGAGGCTTCGAATGGTGGAGCTCGCCGTGAGCGGCAATCCGGCCTTCGAGGTCTCGGACATCGAGCTTCGCAGGGGGGGACGCTCCTTCACCATCGACACGGTGCGCCAGCTCAGGCGAGAGCGCGCCTGCGACACGGTCCTCATCATCGGCAGCGACTCCTACAACGACCTCGGCTCGTGGTACAGGACGGCCGAACTCGTCGCCGAGACGGATTTCGCCGTCGTCAACCGGCCGGGTCACGAACCGAGGCCGATTGACGAGGTACTTCCTGTTGAATTGGCAAAAGACTTCTGGTATGATGCCGAGGTCACGGCGTACCGCAGCGGCGCGGGACGCACCATAAGTTTCCTCGATACCACGATGCTGGCCATATCGGCATCGCAGATACGGGAGAGGATAGGACGGGGCGCATCGGTCAGGTATCTGCTGCCCGACGCCGTGATCGACTACATCAGGGAAGAGGGACTCTACGGCATGGAAAGGGGAGCTTGAAGACGAGCGGGTCGAGAGACAAGGCGGCGGCCATAGGGAGGCTCGCGCAGGACAAGAAGGCCGAAGAGATCGTCATCATTGAGATCGGGAGCCTCTCGTCGGTATGCGAATACCTGGTGGTGGCCGGAGCGTCGAGCGAGCGCCAGGTCCAGGCCATAGCCATGCACATAGAGGAGGAGCTGCGCAAGGACGGCGCAAGGCCGCTGGGCATCGAGGGCATGGGCGAGGGACGGTGGGTGCTCATGGACTACGACGACGTGGTGGCACACATATTCCTCAATCCCGTGAGGAGCCATTTCGACATCGAGGGGCTCTGGGTGGACGCGCCGTCCTACAGGCTCGAGGAAGACGGCACCCTCTCCGCCCGTCAGGCTCCGGGGCGGCGAAACGCCGCAGCGTCCGACCGCTCGAAGGAGGGGGCCGGCGGCGAAGAACTCCGGGGGACCTTCCCGCCTAAAGGCGGCGAGGCTTAAGGAGACACCTGAACAACCACCCTTGGGAGACCTTTCTGTGGAAGGGTCAAGGACCCGCAGGGTCTCGGACCCATAGGGCCAAGGACCCGCAGGGTCGAGGACCTACAGGGCCGAGGACCCAGAGGGTCAAGGACCCGCGTTGAAGATCGTCTTTATTACCGTCGGCCCTCCTGGACGGGGGGCGACGGCCGAGGCCGCAAAGGGGTATTTAGAGAGGATCGGGCGCTACGCCCCCCTGGAGGCGGGCCATGTGAAGGCCGCCCCCTACGGCGCAGGCGCCGCGGCCAGGACGAGGGCCATGGCCGCCGAAGGGGAGCGCATAGCGGCGCGGATAAGGCCCGGCGACTACGTGGTCGTGCTCGACGAGAAGGGGAGGACCTTCACGTCGAGTGAGTTTGCGGCGGTCATCGGCAGACTGGCGGGCGGGGGAACGCCCGGCGTAAAGAGGGTGGTCTTCGTCGTCGGCGGGGCCTACGGCCTCGACGAGACGGTAAAGGGGCGGGCCGACCTGCTGTGGTCGCTCACGCCCATGACGCTGCCCCACGAGCTTGCGCTCCTCGTGGCGGCCGAGCAGGTCTACAGGGCTTTCACCATAATGAGAGGGGAGCCCTACTCGCACTGACCGTCACGGACGGACGGCCGTCACGGACCGCCGGGGAGAGGGGCTTGCGCCGGGGGACAGGACGACCGGAGAGCGTCCTTGAAGGCGGCCCGAAAAACCGGCAGAGGTGAACGACTGAAATGTACTCACAGATAATCCTCTTTTTCATCATAGTGCTCATCACCTCGTTCTTCTACCTCCACTCGCTCAACCCGCAGGAGGTGGTCTTCAACCTCACCAAGGACTGGTCCATCGTCCTGCCCGTCACGGTGCTGCTCTTCTGCGGCCTCTTCGTCGGTCTCGCTCTGGTGGTCTTCAACACCATCTTCGTGGACCTGCGCCGTTTCTTCAAGGGCATGAGGTCGCGCAGGGCCGAGAAGCTGCGCCAGCAGTGCAGCGAGAACTACCGCGCCGGCGTGGAAGAGCTCTACCGCGGCAACACCAAGCGCGCAAGGGCCCTGCTGGAGAAGGCGCTCGAGATAAACCCCGACGATGTGGACATAAAGCTGCGGCTCGTGGACGTCTACAAGGCCGAGCGCAGGCCCCAGGAGGCCTTCAAGCTCCTGGAGTCCGGGCTCGCCAGGCGCCCAGGCTCTCTGGAGCTGCTCATGGCCGTGGCGCTGACGGCCGACGAGTTCGGCGACGTCTACAAGGCGGCGGCCACATACGAGGAGATACTGAAGATCGACGAGGACCACTACCTCGCCCTCACGCGGCTGCGCGACATAAGGACCGACGAGGGCAAGTGGGAGGAGGCCGCAAGGCTGCAGAAGGCGCTTCTGGACCAGGACCACCGCGGCACGCCTCTCGAGGACGAAGCCGTGCTCGAAAAGGAGAAGCGCCGCCTTGCGGGCCTGCTCTACGAGTGGGCCCAGGAGCTCGCCGCCTCGGACCGCCAGGACGAGGCCCTCGACACCCTCAAGGAGATATTGAGGCTCGACGACACCTTCCTGCCGGCCTACGTCCTCCAGAGCGACATCAACGTCGCCCAGGGCAACGTGAGCCAGGCGCTCAAGATCCTCGAGGGGGCCTTCGAAAAGCACCACCGGGCCATACTCTTCCTGAGGCTCGAGGACGTCTTCATAAAGGAGTCCAACCCGGAGAAGATACTGGAGAAGTACAGGAAGGCCATAGAGCGCAAGCCCCACAACACGGAGCTTCGCCTGCTGCTCTCGCGGCTGTACCTGCGCCTTGAGATGGTCGACGAGGCCATCGAGGAGCTCGAGCGCATAGCCAACGAGTGGGAAGACACCTATTACGGCCGCGTGCTGCTGGGCGAGGCCTACATGAGGCGCAACCAGAACGAGAAGGCCGCCCAGAGCTTCCACCGGGCCATAGGCATAGACAAGGAGCTTCTGCCGCCCTTCGTCTGTTCCGGCTGCGGCGCCCGAAACGACCGGTGGGAGGCGAGGTGCCCGAGCTGCGGCGACTGGAACACGCTGGTCATGAACAAGGTGAAGCTTGCCCCGGCGGCCAAGCCCGCAGAGAAGGCCGAGTATGCAAGGACTTAGGCCGGTCTGCCTCGTCGTCATGGACGGATGGGGCCTATCGTCCGACAGGACGGCCAACGCTCCCCGTATCGCATCCACCCCCAACATAGACAGGCTCTCCTCGCACTATCCCTTCGGTCTGTTGCGGGCCTCGGGCCTCGCCGTTGGGCTTCCCGAGGGACAGATGGGCAACTCCGAGGTCGGACACCTCACCCTCGGCGCGGGCCGCGTCATCTACCAGGAGATAACGCGCATAAACAAGGCCATCGAGGACGGGAGCTTCGGGGACAATCCCGCCCTTGCCGCCCTCGTCGACGCCGCCGTGGAGCGCGGCG
The nucleotide sequence above comes from Deltaproteobacteria bacterium. Encoded proteins:
- a CDS encoding tetratricopeptide repeat protein, whose amino-acid sequence is MYSQIILFFIIVLITSFFYLHSLNPQEVVFNLTKDWSIVLPVTVLLFCGLFVGLALVVFNTIFVDLRRFFKGMRSRRAEKLRQQCSENYRAGVEELYRGNTKRARALLEKALEINPDDVDIKLRLVDVYKAERRPQEAFKLLESGLARRPGSLELLMAVALTADEFGDVYKAAATYEEILKIDEDHYLALTRLRDIRTDEGKWEEAARLQKALLDQDHRGTPLEDEAVLEKEKRRLAGLLYEWAQELAASDRQDEALDTLKEILRLDDTFLPAYVLQSDINVAQGNVSQALKILEGAFEKHHRAILFLRLEDVFIKESNPEKILEKYRKAIERKPHNTELRLLLSRLYLRLEMVDEAIEELERIANEWEDTYYGRVLLGEAYMRRNQNEKAAQSFHRAIGIDKELLPPFVCSGCGARNDRWEARCPSCGDWNTLVMNKVKLAPAAKPAEKAEYART
- a CDS encoding 23S rRNA (pseudouridine(1915)-N(3))-methyltransferase RlmH, which translates into the protein MKIVFITVGPPGRGATAEAAKGYLERIGRYAPLEAGHVKAAPYGAGAAARTRAMAAEGERIAARIRPGDYVVVLDEKGRTFTSSEFAAVIGRLAGGGTPGVKRVVFVVGGAYGLDETVKGRADLLWSLTPMTLPHELALLVAAEQVYRAFTIMRGEPYSH
- the rsfS gene encoding ribosome silencing factor, with translation MGIADTGEDRTGRIGQVSAARRRDRLHQGRGTLRHGKGSLKTSGSRDKAAAIGRLAQDKKAEEIVIIEIGSLSSVCEYLVVAGASSERQVQAIAMHIEEELRKDGARPLGIEGMGEGRWVLMDYDDVVAHIFLNPVRSHFDIEGLWVDAPSYRLEEDGTLSARQAPGRRNAAASDRSKEGAGGEELRGTFPPKGGEA
- the nadD gene encoding nicotinate (nicotinamide) nucleotide adenylyltransferase, giving the protein MRLAVFGGTFNPIHYAHLRVAEEARESLGAERLVFVPSHITPHKQPSAVAGSGKRLRMVELAVSGNPAFEVSDIELRRGGRSFTIDTVRQLRRERACDTVLIIGSDSYNDLGSWYRTAELVAETDFAVVNRPGHEPRPIDEVLPVELAKDFWYDAEVTAYRSGAGRTISFLDTTMLAISASQIRERIGRGASVRYLLPDAVIDYIREEGLYGMERGA